DNA sequence from the Hymenobacter psoromatis genome:
GCGTGCAACCGGGAGTGGCGTTTCCTGCTCACTCCCGGTTTTTGGTTCGATATTTTCAGCCATAGTGCTATCAGTAAGTTGGTTGCGTTCTCACCCCAGATTTCCAGGGGCTACCAGAAACAAATATACCAAGCTCAAGCCTGAATTATCATTTTTCAATAATTAAACCTCTCGTTTCTCATTAGAGAATCATTGTGCAGACTACACGGTCAAACGCGATAATAGTTTATCAGTCTCAATGCCAAGCATTTGCTTGAATTCTTCAAGCTCAGACTCTACCAAATGCGCATCAATAGCTCTTGTGGTATCGCTTAGTGCCATCTTTGAAACCGTCGTGTTATCAGGCAGTATAATCCAACTGATATTGTAGCCGCGGTGGTGATAAAAATGGAGAATGGTTAGGCAGACTTCAATGCTACCCGAGAAGGTTTGCTCCAGACGGGCCACCACGTTGCGCGTGAGGCCGGTTTCCTCAGCCAAGCGCACTTGTGACCAAGCATCTTCCCCAGGGCAAGCCAGCTCGTCACGTAGCTGAGCGAGTCTCTTACCTATCTTTTCTCTGTTTATCATGCCTTCTTGGCTGGTTTACTTTTTACTAGATGCGTCAGCAGAGGGTCACGTTTAATCCGGTTCAATTCACTCACAACCATAGTGGCAATATCGGCCTTGATAGCGTTGTAGTTAGCGCGGATTATCTGTTCAGTTTCGTCCTCTTCTGTCGTCGAATTCGCAAAACTAGTTATGTCGGGGATAGGTTGGTAAGCCTCCTCTTCACGTTTTACTTTGGCTACGTCCACTAAAATCTTAGCGTGAAATACTTTCTGGTCTATTTCCTCCCCGAAATTATCCGCTACTGCCCCCACGAAAGTGCCCTGCGTGAGGCCCGAAATCTTACTGGCCGGAATCATGCTATCGAGCTGCGTCGAGATGCTGCTGCTCGTATCCTTGCTATTGATACTCAGTGACTGGCGTTTTTGCAAGATACGTCCAAACCGTTTGGATAGCGCCTCGGCACTCTCGCCAGTTACCTGGCCGGAAACTACGTTACCGAGCGTGTTTTGGATTACCGTCGATTCGGCTTTTCCATAGTCACGGTCAAGCTGCGATTTATCCTGAATTCCCAGGCACGTGCTCACCTTATTACTGCGGGCTGTGGCAATGAGCTTATCCAGCCCCTTGAAATAGATGGTGGGCAACTCGTCGATGATGATAGACGACTTGAGCTTATGCTTCTTATTGACCAGCTTCACGAGACGGGCATTGTATAGCCCTAGGGCAGCGCCGTAAATTACTTCCCGGTCGGGGTTGTTGCCTACGCACAGGACCTTCGGCTCGTCAGGATTGTTGATATCAAGCGTGAAGTCGTTACCCGACATCACCCAATAGAGCTGCGGGCTAGCCATGCGGCTAAGCGGAATACGGGCCGAGGCAATCTGGCCCTCTAGTTGCTCGCGGGCATCGCCGTCGAAGGCGTCAATGAAGGGCCGCACGTAGTTTTCAATTTCAGAGTAAGAGCCCAGAATAGGGAACATCTCCTCGTACTTGCGGCCCAGGAACTCAATCATATGCGGGAAGGTGCAGAACTTACCCCCCTCGTATATTTTCAGAAACCAGATGATGGCAGCCACAAAGTTGATGGGCGACTCGACGAAGAAATCGCCTTGCTTCTGAATCCACGTCTTGTTGAGGTTCAGCATGATGGTGGCGGCCGATTCGTAGGCATCGACAATATCCGTCATCATGGAGGGCAGCAGCGGGTTGCACCGGTGGCTCTTGGTCGGGTTGTCGAAATTGATGACGTAGAACTGCACCGGGGCGGCATACTTGTCCTCGTTCTTCAGCAGTTCGTTGTACACGATGGTGCTGAGGTCGGGAAACTTGAAGTCATACACGTACA
Encoded proteins:
- the mobC gene encoding conjugal transfer protein MobC, whose protein sequence is MEDERAMRKIMDFMRLISVVLVLLHLYYYCYGYFAQQHLTTAWLSSILTRFSTKTALFYAPYITKGAAATFLALSCFGTRGKLSESQTWPPILAYLVLGAGVFFGNGFLLTLSYAPVVVAALYAGTTALGFLLLLRAGNLLSRMLKVNLMGDIFNLENETFPQEERKMENEYSVNLPTSYQLQKKQRKGWVNIVNPFRGTVVYGTPGSGKTFAVINQFIKQHLNKGFSMYVYDFKFPDLSTIVYNELLKNEDKYAAPVQFYVINFDNPTKSHRCNPLLPSMMTDIVDAYESAATIMLNLNKTWIQKQGDFFVESPINFVAAIIWFLKIYEGGKFCTFPHMIEFLGRKYEEMFPILGSYSEIENYVRPFIDAFDGDAREQLEGQIASARIPLSRMASPQLYWVMSGNDFTLDINNPDEPKVLCVGNNPDREVIYGAALGLYNARLVKLVNKKHKLKSSIIIDELPTIYFKGLDKLIATARSNKVSTCLGIQDKSQLDRDYGKAESTVIQNTLGNVVSGQVTGESAEALSKRFGRILQKRQSLSINSKDTSSSISTQLDSMIPASKISGLTQGTFVGAVADNFGEEIDQKVFHAKILVDVAKVKREEEAYQPIPDITSFANSTTEEDETEQIIRANYNAIKADIATMVVSELNRIKRDPLLTHLVKSKPAKKA